A single Defluviitalea saccharophila DNA region contains:
- the purK gene encoding 5-(carboxyamino)imidazole ribonucleotide synthase yields MTVSLLKQKLGIIGGGQLGKMMILEAKKMGFYVIILDPTLNCPAHSIADEHIIANFNDTIAIRKLADRADIITYEFEHINVEILKTLEEEGHKIYPTPKSLEIIQNKYEQKMLLKKKRIPVPEFIYISHEEDMKEAGEQFGYPFILKSCRGGYDGKGNMVVHSPGEIKTAFESLGGCEQELMAEEFVPFTKEISVLACRGIDGEIIVYPVGENEHEDNILIQTKVPAQITKALTTKAMSLANRVMKVFEGVGMFCVEMFVTEDKRILINEVAPRPHNSGHYSIEGCVTSQFEQHIRAISGLPLGDTTLIRPTVMRNILGDGEGSGEAFVYGAEEALRIPGAKLHVYGKEIVAPKRKMGHLTVTAETLEEALERAESAANAIKISTRKES; encoded by the coding sequence ATGACAGTAAGTTTATTAAAGCAAAAGCTAGGGATCATTGGTGGAGGACAATTAGGCAAGATGATGATTTTAGAAGCCAAAAAGATGGGGTTTTATGTGATTATCCTTGATCCTACCCTTAATTGTCCTGCCCATAGCATCGCAGATGAACATATTATAGCGAACTTTAACGATACAATTGCCATAAGAAAATTAGCAGATCGAGCAGATATCATCACCTATGAGTTCGAACATATAAATGTAGAAATCTTAAAAACCTTAGAAGAAGAGGGTCATAAAATTTATCCTACTCCTAAAAGTCTTGAGATTATTCAAAACAAATACGAGCAGAAGATGCTTTTAAAGAAGAAAAGAATTCCTGTTCCCGAATTTATTTATATATCTCATGAAGAAGATATGAAGGAAGCAGGAGAGCAATTTGGATACCCCTTTATCTTAAAAAGCTGCAGGGGAGGATATGATGGAAAAGGAAATATGGTTGTACATAGTCCGGGGGAAATCAAAACGGCATTTGAAAGTCTTGGTGGATGTGAGCAGGAATTAATGGCAGAAGAGTTTGTTCCTTTTACCAAAGAAATCTCTGTATTGGCTTGCAGGGGAATAGACGGAGAAATAATAGTTTATCCTGTAGGTGAAAACGAACATGAAGACAATATACTCATTCAAACAAAAGTGCCGGCTCAAATTACAAAAGCCCTTACGACTAAGGCGATGAGCCTTGCCAACAGGGTGATGAAAGTATTTGAGGGCGTAGGTATGTTTTGTGTTGAAATGTTTGTGACAGAAGATAAAAGAATACTGATTAATGAAGTTGCTCCAAGACCTCATAATTCAGGGCATTATTCCATCGAGGGCTGTGTAACCTCCCAATTTGAGCAGCATATCCGGGCAATTAGCGGACTTCCTTTAGGAGATACCACTCTTATTCGTCCAACAGTTATGAGAAATATCTTAGGAGACGGGGAAGGAAGCGGAGAAGCATTTGTTTATGGGGCAGAGGAAGCTCTTAGAATTCCGGGAGCAAAACTTCATGTCTATGGAAAAGAAATTGTTGCACCTAAAAGGAAAATGGGACATTTAACAGTTACAGCTGAAACTTTGGAAGAAGCTTTAGAAAGAGCGGAAAGCGCCGCAAATGCGATAAAAATTAGCACAAGAAAGGAAAGTTAA
- the purE gene encoding 5-(carboxyamino)imidazole ribonucleotide mutase, whose translation MKALIGIIMGSDSDLPVMKEAAGILDEFGIPYELTIVSAHRTPDRLFQYAKEAKDKGLKVIIAGAGGAAHLPGMVASITTVPVIGVPVKTSTLSGMDSLYSIVQMPPGIPVATVAINGAKNAGILAAQIIGSFVPEIEKKVADYKIGLKNMVEEKASELESIGYSAYIDKMNR comes from the coding sequence ATGAAGGCTTTAATAGGAATTATCATGGGAAGTGATTCGGATCTTCCGGTTATGAAGGAAGCAGCTGGTATTCTGGATGAATTCGGGATTCCCTATGAATTAACGATTGTATCTGCCCATAGAACTCCCGACCGATTGTTCCAATATGCCAAGGAAGCTAAAGATAAAGGATTAAAGGTGATTATTGCAGGGGCAGGGGGAGCGGCCCACCTGCCTGGCATGGTGGCTTCTATTACCACTGTTCCCGTTATAGGGGTTCCGGTTAAGACCTCAACTTTAAGTGGAATGGATTCTCTTTACTCCATTGTTCAAATGCCTCCAGGAATTCCTGTGGCTACGGTAGCCATTAACGGAGCAAAAAATGCGGGGATTTTAGCAGCTCAAATCATCGGAAGCTTTGTACCTGAAATTGAAAAGAAGGTAGCAGACTATAAGATCGGTTTAAAAAATATGGTAGAAGAAAAGGCATCAGAATTAGAGAGTATTGGATATAGTGCCTATATAGACAAAATGAATCGATAA
- the purC gene encoding phosphoribosylaminoimidazolesuccinocarboxamide synthase produces MKKMDLLYEGKAKKVYKTEDENLYIVSYKDDATAFNGLKKGTISEKGSINNRVSNHLMKLLESKGIPTHLVEEINDRETIVKKVEIVPLEVIVRNIAAGSLSKRLGLEEGTKLRRTVLEYCYKNDALGDPMINEYHILALDLAKEEELDRIAELSFKINEVLTDYLKDVNIELIDFKLEFGRTPQGEIILADEISPDTCRFWDSNTKEKLDKDRFRRDLGNVEGAYQEILRRLIGE; encoded by the coding sequence ATGAAAAAGATGGATTTATTGTACGAGGGAAAAGCAAAAAAGGTTTACAAAACAGAAGATGAAAATTTATATATTGTTTCTTACAAGGATGATGCAACTGCCTTTAACGGACTAAAAAAAGGGACTATCAGTGAAAAAGGAAGCATTAATAACCGAGTATCCAATCACTTAATGAAGCTTCTGGAATCTAAAGGCATTCCAACCCATTTGGTAGAGGAAATCAATGACAGAGAAACCATCGTAAAAAAGGTAGAGATTGTACCGCTAGAAGTTATCGTAAGAAATATTGCTGCAGGAAGTTTATCAAAAAGATTGGGCTTAGAAGAAGGAACAAAGCTTAGAAGAACTGTTTTAGAATACTGCTACAAAAATGATGCGTTAGGGGACCCCATGATCAATGAATACCACATCCTGGCCCTTGATTTGGCTAAGGAAGAAGAGCTGGATCGAATTGCCGAACTTTCCTTTAAAATTAACGAAGTTTTAACGGATTACTTAAAGGACGTGAATATTGAACTCATTGATTTTAAGTTAGAGTTTGGAAGAACCCCCCAAGGAGAAATCATTCTTGCCGATGAAATTTCCCCGGATACCTGCCGCTTCTGGGACAGCAATACAAAGGAAAAATTGGATAAAGACCGCTTTAGAAGAGATTTAGGCAATGTTGAAGGAGCTTATCAGGAAATTTTAAGACGCCTTATAGGTGAATAA
- the purF gene encoding amidophosphoribosyltransferase, which produces MDQEFWEDKFHDECGVFGIYNKNNFNPAEMTYFGLYALQHRGQESAGIAVNDNGTIIYHKEMGMVPEVFDDVIIRHLQGKVAIGHVRYSTAGESLKENAQPLVIKYTKGHMAVAHNGNLVNADQIREELESKGCIFQTTTDSEVIAALLSRERIRHHSIEDSLVEVMREIKGAYSLLVMTPHKLIAARDPLGMRPLCIGKKEDSYIFASETAALETVGAEFIRDVNPGEIVVVNEDNIRSIQTEVPEESRMCIFEYIYFARPDSVIDGASVYEARLEAGKILAREFPVEADLVFGVPDSGLVAALGYSRESGIPYGDGLMKNRYIGRTFIQPSQGMREQSVRLKLNPFKSQVEGKRIILIDDSIVRGTTSKRIVKMLKDAGAKEVHMRISSPPVKYPCYFGIDTPHRQHLIACHNTVEEIAETIGADTLQFLSIEGLKKTPIGARCGFCTACFDGNYPIKVSKEEKYESKL; this is translated from the coding sequence ATGGATCAAGAATTTTGGGAAGATAAATTTCATGATGAATGCGGTGTTTTTGGGATATATAATAAAAATAACTTCAATCCAGCTGAAATGACTTATTTCGGATTATATGCCCTGCAGCATAGAGGACAAGAAAGTGCAGGAATAGCAGTTAATGACAATGGTACGATCATTTATCACAAAGAAATGGGTATGGTACCGGAAGTTTTTGATGATGTGATCATTAGACATCTGCAGGGGAAAGTGGCGATAGGTCATGTCAGATATTCAACAGCAGGAGAAAGCTTAAAAGAAAATGCACAGCCTTTAGTCATTAAGTATACTAAAGGACATATGGCGGTGGCCCATAATGGAAATTTGGTGAATGCAGATCAAATCAGAGAGGAATTAGAGTCCAAAGGATGTATCTTTCAGACAACCACCGATTCTGAAGTGATAGCTGCCCTTCTTTCAAGAGAGCGTATTAGACATCATAGCATAGAAGATTCATTAGTGGAAGTTATGAGAGAAATTAAAGGGGCATATTCCCTTTTGGTCATGACACCCCATAAACTCATTGCTGCAAGAGACCCTCTGGGCATGAGACCTCTGTGTATTGGGAAAAAAGAAGATTCTTATATCTTTGCTTCAGAAACGGCAGCTTTAGAAACTGTAGGGGCTGAGTTTATAAGAGATGTAAATCCCGGAGAAATCGTTGTAGTGAATGAAGACAATATTCGCTCCATACAAACAGAAGTACCGGAAGAATCCAGAATGTGTATTTTTGAATATATTTATTTTGCTCGCCCCGACAGTGTTATAGATGGCGCTTCAGTTTATGAAGCAAGGCTGGAAGCAGGCAAAATCTTAGCAAGAGAATTTCCTGTAGAAGCAGATTTGGTGTTTGGAGTGCCGGATTCAGGACTGGTGGCAGCTCTTGGGTATTCAAGGGAAAGCGGCATTCCTTACGGGGACGGATTAATGAAAAACCGCTACATTGGAAGAACCTTCATCCAGCCAAGCCAGGGAATGCGTGAACAGAGTGTGAGGCTTAAGCTGAATCCTTTTAAAAGTCAGGTAGAAGGAAAGAGAATCATTTTAATAGATGACTCCATAGTTAGAGGAACCACCAGCAAGCGTATTGTAAAAATGCTGAAGGATGCAGGAGCAAAAGAAGTTCATATGAGAATCAGTTCTCCTCCAGTTAAATATCCCTGTTATTTTGGAATAGATACCCCTCACAGGCAGCATTTAATCGCTTGTCATAACACTGTGGAGGAAATCGCAGAAACCATAGGGGCAGATACCCTGCAGTTTTTAAGCATTGAAGGGCTTAAGAAAACCCCCATAGGTGCTAGATGCGGTTTTTGTACAGCTTGTTTTGATGGAAATTATCCTATTAAAGTTTCAAAGGAGGAAAAATATGAGTCTAAATTATAA
- the purM gene encoding phosphoribosylformylglycinamidine cyclo-ligase, translating to MSLNYKASGVDVEAGYEAVRLMKDHVKSTFRPEVLTDIGGFGGLFSIANQTMKEPVLVSGTDGVGTKLKIAFLMDQHDTVGIDCVAMCVNDVICSGAEPLFFLDYIACGKNIPKKIALIVKGVAEGCRQAGAALIGGETAEMPGFYPQDEYDIAGFCVGIVDKAKIIDGSTIQQGDVLIGIASSGIHSNGFSLVRKIFHPSKASMGEYIEKLGCTLGEELLKPTKIYVKAIQALKEQVNIKGISHITGGGFIENIPRMLPAGLGVRIVEGSWDIPPIFDMMQELGNVDRRHMYNTFNMGIGMVLAIDEREKEKALSVLSEMGEKAYVIGSVIESETEVELCLK from the coding sequence ATGAGTCTAAATTATAAAGCTTCCGGAGTAGATGTAGAAGCAGGATATGAAGCAGTACGTTTAATGAAAGACCATGTAAAAAGTACATTTCGTCCGGAGGTATTAACCGATATTGGAGGCTTTGGAGGATTGTTTTCCATTGCAAATCAAACGATGAAAGAACCGGTACTCGTGTCGGGAACTGACGGCGTTGGAACAAAGCTAAAGATTGCCTTTTTAATGGACCAACATGATACGGTGGGGATCGACTGCGTTGCCATGTGTGTGAATGATGTGATATGTTCCGGGGCAGAGCCTCTTTTTTTCTTAGATTATATCGCCTGTGGAAAAAACATACCTAAGAAAATTGCCCTTATTGTAAAAGGAGTTGCAGAAGGCTGCAGACAGGCAGGGGCTGCTCTTATAGGAGGAGAAACAGCAGAGATGCCGGGATTCTATCCTCAGGATGAATATGATATAGCAGGCTTTTGTGTGGGCATAGTAGATAAAGCAAAAATCATTGACGGAAGCACTATTCAACAAGGTGATGTGCTCATTGGCATAGCCTCCAGCGGGATTCACAGCAATGGTTTTTCCCTTGTTAGAAAAATCTTTCATCCCAGTAAAGCAAGTATGGGTGAATATATTGAAAAATTGGGATGTACCCTGGGGGAAGAATTGTTAAAGCCCACAAAAATATATGTAAAAGCCATTCAAGCATTAAAAGAACAGGTCAATATAAAGGGTATCAGTCATATTACAGGGGGCGGCTTTATAGAAAATATTCCTAGAATGCTGCCTGCAGGATTAGGAGTAAGGATTGTAGAAGGAAGCTGGGATATCCCTCCAATCTTTGATATGATGCAGGAACTTGGAAATGTTGACAGAAGACATATGTACAATACATTTAATATGGGTATCGGAATGGTTTTAGCCATTGATGAAAGGGAAAAAGAAAAAGCCCTTTCCGTCCTTTCGGAAATGGGAGAAAAAGCTTATGTTATCGGCAGTGTGATTGAAAGTGAAACAGAGGTGGAGTTATGCTTAAAATAG
- the purN gene encoding phosphoribosylglycinamide formyltransferase: protein MLKIGALVSGGGTNLQAIINAIENGSIENAQIVTVVSNKPQAYALERAKKHGIEGACIAPKDFSDREAFNRALINHFEEMQVDLIVLAGYLVVLGESFVKHFRNRIMNIHPSLIPSFCGDGYYGLRVHQAVLDRGVKVTGATVHFVDEGTDTGPIILQKAVEVKQGDTAETLQKRVMEEAEWIIFPEAIRLYAEGKIKVQDHKVVICD, encoded by the coding sequence ATGCTTAAAATAGGGGCATTGGTTTCAGGGGGCGGAACCAATCTTCAAGCCATTATCAATGCTATTGAGAACGGAAGTATAGAAAACGCCCAAATCGTAACCGTTGTCAGCAACAAGCCCCAGGCTTATGCCCTTGAGAGGGCAAAAAAACACGGGATAGAGGGAGCTTGTATTGCACCTAAAGATTTTAGTGACAGAGAAGCATTTAATCGTGCATTAATCAATCACTTTGAAGAAATGCAAGTGGACCTTATCGTTTTGGCAGGGTATCTGGTTGTCCTTGGCGAGAGCTTTGTAAAGCATTTTAGGAATCGGATTATGAATATTCATCCTTCATTAATCCCCTCCTTTTGTGGGGACGGATATTATGGCCTCAGGGTCCATCAGGCAGTATTAGACCGAGGGGTTAAGGTCACCGGTGCTACGGTCCATTTTGTAGATGAAGGCACAGATACGGGGCCGATTATTTTGCAGAAAGCCGTTGAAGTAAAGCAAGGAGATACGGCAGAAACCCTTCAAAAAAGGGTTATGGAGGAAGCGGAGTGGATTATTTTTCCTGAAGCCATTAGATTATACGCAGAAGGAAAGATAAAAGTACAGGATCATAAGGTAGTGATTTGTGACTAA
- the purD gene encoding phosphoribosylamine--glycine ligase, whose protein sequence is MKVLVVGSGGREHAIIWKIAQSKKVSKIYCAPGNGGIKSLAECVDIKATDIEALADFAQNAQIDFTIVGMDDPLMLGIVDKFQERGLKIFGPTQKAALIEGSKAFSKDLMKKYNIPTAAYEVFDDSKAAIEYLKTQSFPIVVKADGLALGKGVLICNSFEEAKDAVFAIMEDKQFGEAGNKVVIEEFMEGQEVSILSFCDGNTIIPMVSAQDHKRALDNDQGLNTGGMGTFSPSRVYTKEINDYCMENIFKPTLDAMREEGRPFTGILFFGLMLTKDGVKVLEYNARFGDPEAQVVLPRLKGDLLEILEACVDQRLHEVKVEWEDNAAVCVVLASGGYPLSYEKGYPITGLEAFNDVEDIIIFHAGTAKKGDQIVTDGGRVLGVTGIAATLDEAIKTAYQGVEKIHFEKKHYRKDIGVK, encoded by the coding sequence ATGAAGGTATTGGTTGTTGGCAGTGGAGGCAGAGAGCATGCCATCATATGGAAAATAGCTCAAAGCAAAAAAGTGAGTAAAATATATTGTGCCCCCGGAAATGGAGGCATAAAGTCTTTAGCAGAATGTGTGGATATAAAAGCTACAGATATAGAAGCTTTAGCAGATTTTGCACAGAATGCACAGATTGATTTCACCATTGTGGGGATGGATGACCCTTTAATGCTTGGAATTGTGGATAAGTTTCAAGAAAGAGGATTAAAAATCTTTGGACCGACTCAAAAGGCAGCACTGATTGAAGGCAGTAAGGCATTTTCAAAGGACCTTATGAAAAAATACAATATTCCAACAGCAGCCTATGAGGTTTTTGATGATTCTAAAGCAGCCATAGAGTATTTAAAGACCCAGTCCTTCCCCATCGTTGTTAAGGCTGACGGGCTGGCTCTGGGAAAAGGAGTTTTAATCTGCAACTCTTTTGAGGAAGCAAAAGATGCGGTATTTGCCATCATGGAAGATAAGCAATTCGGAGAAGCCGGCAATAAGGTCGTTATAGAAGAATTTATGGAAGGACAGGAAGTATCCATATTATCCTTTTGCGACGGCAATACCATTATTCCGATGGTCAGTGCTCAAGACCATAAAAGAGCTTTGGATAATGATCAGGGACTTAATACCGGAGGTATGGGAACTTTTTCGCCCAGCCGTGTATATACAAAGGAAATCAATGACTACTGCATGGAGAACATATTTAAACCCACCTTGGATGCCATGAGAGAAGAGGGAAGACCTTTTACGGGGATACTTTTCTTTGGACTCATGCTCACTAAAGATGGGGTTAAAGTATTAGAATACAATGCAAGATTTGGAGACCCGGAAGCTCAAGTAGTTCTTCCAAGGTTAAAAGGAGACTTGCTTGAGATTTTAGAAGCCTGTGTAGATCAACGTTTACATGAAGTTAAAGTTGAATGGGAAGACAATGCAGCGGTATGTGTCGTTTTAGCTTCAGGAGGCTACCCTCTTTCTTATGAAAAAGGTTATCCTATTACAGGCTTAGAGGCATTTAACGATGTAGAAGATATTATTATATTCCATGCTGGAACAGCTAAAAAAGGCGATCAAATCGTAACGGACGGAGGCAGAGTCCTGGGAGTTACGGGAATTGCTGCGACCTTGGATGAAGCGATTAAAACAGCTTATCAAGGGGTAGAAAAGATTCATTTTGAGAAAAAACATTATAGAAAAGATATCGGAGTAAAATAA
- a CDS encoding aspartyl-phosphate phosphatase Spo0E family protein, producing MPYGQRESGELRANIEQVREQLNHLIDLDSSNISDHEVLKLSQQLDELLVEYLREQHK from the coding sequence ATGCCATATGGACAACGAGAATCTGGTGAGCTTAGGGCAAATATTGAGCAGGTAAGGGAACAACTCAATCATTTAATTGATTTGGATAGCAGTAATATTTCTGATCATGAAGTTTTAAAATTAAGTCAACAACTGGACGAGTTACTGGTTGAATATCTGAGAGAACAGCATAAATAA
- a CDS encoding nitronate monooxygenase family protein, which yields MKLPSLKIGNLIADIPIIQGGMGVGVSRAKLASAVANEGGIGVISGVQIGFNEPDFESDNKTANIRALQKEIRKARELSPKGIIGVNILTAMNSYKELVLTAVKEKIDLIICGAGLPVDLPELVKNSASKIIPIVSSGKAASVITKMWDKKYQYLPDALIVEGPDAGGHLGFSLEQLNLNPLPNLVDIVKDVLAAIKPFEEKYNKKIPVIAAGGIFDGKDIAKFIKLGASGVQMGTRFVATHECDAHENYKEAYLRASKEDIQIVKSPVGMPGRAIRNELIKALEEANQKITKCYNCLKPCNPTATPYCISKALIQAVKGDTKNGLIFTGTNAYKLNKIISVKQLMNELVTHAESALT from the coding sequence ATGAAACTTCCTTCATTAAAGATAGGAAATCTCATTGCAGATATCCCTATTATACAAGGTGGTATGGGGGTAGGCGTTTCAAGAGCAAAATTAGCTTCTGCCGTTGCAAATGAAGGCGGCATAGGGGTTATTTCCGGTGTTCAGATAGGATTCAATGAGCCTGATTTTGAAAGTGACAATAAAACAGCTAATATAAGAGCACTTCAAAAAGAAATAAGAAAAGCAAGGGAATTAAGTCCTAAAGGCATCATCGGAGTAAATATCTTAACGGCAATGAACAGTTATAAAGAATTGGTATTAACAGCGGTTAAGGAAAAAATAGACCTGATTATATGCGGTGCGGGACTTCCTGTGGATCTGCCTGAACTTGTAAAGAACTCTGCTTCAAAAATTATTCCGATTGTTTCTTCAGGCAAAGCCGCTTCTGTCATTACTAAAATGTGGGATAAAAAATATCAATATCTGCCCGATGCATTGATTGTAGAAGGTCCTGATGCCGGAGGTCATTTAGGTTTTTCCCTTGAACAGCTTAACTTAAATCCCCTGCCTAACTTAGTAGATATCGTAAAAGATGTATTAGCAGCCATCAAACCCTTTGAAGAAAAATACAATAAAAAAATACCTGTAATTGCTGCTGGAGGTATTTTTGACGGAAAGGATATTGCAAAATTTATAAAATTGGGTGCATCAGGAGTTCAGATGGGAACACGATTTGTTGCAACCCATGAATGTGATGCCCATGAAAATTATAAAGAAGCTTATCTTAGGGCTTCCAAAGAAGATATTCAGATTGTGAAAAGCCCTGTAGGCATGCCCGGCAGAGCCATTAGAAACGAATTAATAAAAGCACTGGAAGAAGCGAATCAAAAAATAACGAAATGCTACAATTGCCTAAAACCCTGTAATCCTACCGCTACCCCTTATTGTATTTCAAAAGCGCTTATACAAGCGGTAAAAGGTGATACAAAAAACGGTCTGATCTTTACAGGAACCAATGCCTATAAGTTAAACAAAATCATATCCGTTAAACAATTAATGAACGAATTGGTAACCCATGCAGAAAGTGCCTTAACATAG
- a CDS encoding LysR family transcriptional regulator, whose product MDINFELYKVFYHVASSLSFSEAAARLFISQSAVSQSIKTLEERLNIQLFFRNTKQVKLTKDGEILFKHIEQAYNLIKSAERTIDEIHSLEQGEVRIGASDTICKYYLLPYFKAFHKLYPKIKILVTNGTSPKCVDLLKQGSVDFIVSNLPNHYVTSSMEAKPIKPIQDVFIAGTQFKELENRIVSLKELEKYPFLMLEHKTTTREFFDSMLVKNDVHIIPEIELGSIDLLVEMSKIGLGLTFVWKNCIEEQLSKKEVFIVNIKEEIPERSLGIITHKHIPLSIGAKRFISLLH is encoded by the coding sequence ATGGATATCAATTTTGAATTGTATAAAGTCTTTTACCATGTAGCTTCCTCCCTAAGTTTTTCTGAAGCGGCAGCAAGACTTTTCATTTCTCAATCTGCTGTGAGTCAATCTATCAAAACCCTGGAAGAAAGATTAAATATTCAATTATTCTTTAGAAACACGAAACAAGTAAAGCTTACAAAGGATGGCGAAATTTTATTTAAGCACATAGAACAGGCATATAATCTGATTAAAAGTGCAGAACGTACCATTGATGAAATCCATTCTCTGGAACAGGGAGAAGTCCGCATAGGTGCCAGCGATACCATCTGTAAATACTATCTTCTGCCTTACTTTAAAGCCTTTCACAAGCTATACCCTAAGATTAAAATTCTTGTTACCAACGGTACTTCCCCTAAATGTGTGGATTTACTAAAGCAAGGCAGCGTGGATTTTATCGTATCAAACCTTCCCAATCATTATGTTACTTCCTCCATGGAAGCAAAACCGATTAAACCGATTCAGGATGTCTTTATCGCCGGAACCCAGTTTAAAGAATTAGAGAATCGCATAGTGTCTTTAAAAGAATTGGAAAAGTATCCTTTTCTCATGCTGGAGCATAAAACCACCACAAGGGAATTTTTTGATTCTATGTTAGTAAAAAACGATGTTCATATTATTCCTGAAATTGAATTAGGGAGCATTGATCTCCTGGTTGAAATGTCAAAGATCGGTCTGGGGCTTACTTTTGTATGGAAAAATTGTATTGAAGAACAACTTAGTAAAAAAGAAGTGTTTATTGTTAATATAAAGGAAGAAATCCCTGAAAGAAGCTTAGGCATCATCACCCATAAACATATTCCTCTTTCCATAGGAGCAAAGCGATTTATCAGCCTTCTTCATTAA